The segment TCCAGCCAAAAGGACTCCACCAGCTCGTGGTGTACTGTGAAATGAATGTGACAAATGGGGGCTGGACGGTCATCCAGAGGAACCAGAAAGACACAGCTGTCACCTGGGCTGAGTCCTGGAGCACCTATAAATACGGCTTTGGGAACGTGCGCAGCGAGTACTGGCTGGGCACCGAGTACATTCATCAGATTGCCAAGCAGAAGGTCTACCAGGTCAGATTTGTCATCTGGGACACCAAAAACAACATCAAATTTGCAGACTACAACCTCTTCAGTGTGGAAGATGAATCCCATGGCTACCGGCTGAGGCTGGGCTCCTACACAGGGACAGCGGGAGATGCCATGACTTCAGACAATCCCAACACTATGCATGACAACATGAAGTTTTCCACAAAAGATCGAGATCAGGATACTTACAGTAAGAACTGTGCCTACAGCTATGAGGGCGGGTGGTGGTACTCGGCATGTTATTCTGTACGGCTGAATTTCAAGGGTGGCATGACATGGGGTAGCCTGTGTAAAGGGGACTGCAAATCTTCCCTTATCCTCATCAAACCAGCTCCATACTGTTAGtgcttcttccccctcctgtATGCACTGGGTGCTCTCAAAGGCTCTGCAGATCTCGAGCCTCTctggagcagagagaagagcCTAAGAGTATCAGGGTTTTATTGAAatgtcactttcttttttctgtctctgagtGCAGGCTTCCcctttcttcagctctttcCTTGTGCTTGCCAATGATTACTTTTTATTATGTTCataatcaaggaaaaaaaaaaaggtgaaatttgTGGATTCCGCATATACCTTCCCTGTTGGAGGAAGACACTGAACCCTGGAATGACTTTTCATCAGTGATCATTAGTTGCCTCCAGAATTCACAACAAGCAAAAAAGCTATGTGCCACAAATTCCATACACTCTGTGTCTCTCTGTGGTGTCTGGTAAAGCAGCCAAATAAATTTGCTTCCTTGAACTTATTCTCCATTAATGAATGTCTGTTCTACATCTCTGATGTGCTCCCGCTGAGACCAAAGAAATCCCATGTCAGGTGCTAGGACTGGAGCAATGGGGTTTATTGAGAGAAAAAGTCTggagtgtttctcacagaaATGGATGTAAGAGAATTTAAAACTAGTTACACTGAGATATAGGACCTGTAACTCTGTGCAGGAGGGTTCAGAAGGGATGTAGCACATGAAAGAACTCTTTACATATCATCACCATGTTCACAGTCCAGTGTCAAATTCTGTGGTGATGTCCCTGTGATGAGGACCTCATCCTGCTGGGAGTCTGTGTCTGTCATGAGTTGGTCATGGCACCTGCCTGTCTGCACAGTCATGCTTTGATCCTAtagaaaaatgatttcaaagATGTAAGTACATCTTTCTGATGTGACCAAGAAGCACTGAACATAatggaagcaaaagaaaggtaGGTTAGATGTTAGGAGTTAGTTGAATTAGGACAGATTATAATGAGGGAAGAGCCTATTACAGGAATGAGCAGAGTGTAGCTCATCATATCAAAATTCCAAAGATCAATTTAGATGAACCTTTGTCAGGAAAGGTGCAGACTGAGCTGATGCTGTGAGGCTGCAGGACAAGGTCCCTGAAGCTCCTCCATCCCATGACACCATGGCGTTGCCAGGACAGACTGTTCAAGAAGCGCTTTCATCTTCACAAAGGgttctggctttgttttgaggcagcacagcaccagcagtgctggctCTCTCTTCACTTGCTCTTATTGGTCTCAGTGTGAACAAGAACCACCTGGTCACAGAGCCTAGCTGCAGTGTCTCCACTCCGCTCTACGCTCCATACTGTTCCTTAGAATCAGCACACCAGTTTCCCCCAGTGTGATAGCATCTAAGGTTGGAAGCCTAGGGAACGCTCAGGTAATGCAGCTACGCCCTACCCTGAAAgcctcttcaatgctgtacattttctgtaaaatgtgaatattattttttattctccttaTTACTTTAGGCAATTACACCACAAACCATAACCCTAACTCCAAACCCTGATTCTGACCCTAATCGTAAACCCTGATCCTGATCCTAACCATAACCCCTGGACCCTGCTCCTCATGGAGCATCATATGGAGACATGGGGGGCTGATGGGGACAGGGGATCAGAGCCATGGGCTGGTACAGGGATGTGCAGATGGTGAGGACACATGGACAAGGAGTAGGACCCCCTATAGTCCCACTCACTACATCACATATACCAAGCCCACACAGTACCCGAAACACAGCACCCAATGTTGCAACCCATGTGCTGCCCTACACTGTGCCCCATATGTTACACTGCACATATTACACCCCACACACTACCCCAAAAGCTACCCCACACATTGCAACCCATGCACTACACCCTGTATTGCACCCAGTCcaacaaaaagcacagaaccTGCGAAGGGCCCAGTGTatgccagcagcacagagctgacgGCTCCAGAGGGGGGACCTGGCCAGCCACCAGAGGTGCACGGGAGAGCACCCTTCATGTACCATCTTTGTATAGCTGGGCTCTCTGCCACCACCTGCACAGCTCCCCTTTTCTGCCACCTCCCATAGGAGGGTAGTGTTTCCCCACCACGGATGTTTGCAACTTGGCTGCCAGTTTTGCAGGAGCTCTCAGAAATGATGCTGTGAACTGAGCTAGTGCACAAGCAGGTGGAGGGGCTAGGAGCACCTTCTGCAGAGGTGCATGTGTTGGAGGAGAATGAAACACAGGAAACCACAGCCCTTTGTAGGCTTTTTTCTCTCAGTATCAGCAAGGCTGGGTTTCTCACCTCCCCTTGCCATAGAGTGTTCTTTGTGCACAAAGCAGCTAAAAGGACAGTTGGAAATTCTGGAGCTCCTCCCTAGCCATAACTGGGGAGAGACATCTGTAAAGCAGCATCTTCATTACAACACACACAGCTTTTTGCACAGGGCTTCCCAGACTGCCCTGACCTCTTCCTGGACAGTCTGCTTCAAGGAATCAGTGCCCTGGGGGCTTTGCGCCCATGGGTGCACAGGCAGGAGGATCTTGCAGGAACAGCACTTGGTGCCTGTTACCTCATGAGATGCTGGTGTGACTTGCAGGCCCGGAGATGTTCCCTGTCAATGCGGCAGTGCATTAGCAGCCCAAATGGCGCCAAGCAGGGCTGGTTGGACCACCAGCACCAAGGCTCTGTGCCAGACTGGGACAAGGAGCCACTGGTAGGCGGGCAGCCAGAACCCTGTCAGGGCTCAATGCATAGAAATACTTCCCAGAACTTGGAGCCTGAGGatgctggggagagcagcaggcagaaaagcGTTCAAGAGTAGCTCCAGTGCCAGGGTGCCTTggtgctctgctctggcagggtAAATCTCTCTTGAGCTGACAGGTGCAGCAGTGTCAGAATGTGCACAAGATGTATAAATGCAGTGCAGGGCAAGACCAATGCAGTGACAAGCAGGATGCACACAGTGTGATGCAGGATGCTATGCATTGCAGTGCAAGTTCCGCACAGTGTGCTGTAGTGCAGGATACATACGTGCATGCATATGCAGGAAGCACACAGTGGGGTGCAGGAAGCACACGGGGTGCGGTGCAGGAAGCATACAGTGGAGTGAAGGACACACACAGCAGGGTGCAGTGCAGGATGCACACAGCAGGTGCAGGAAGCATGCGGCAGGGTGCAGTGTAGGATGCACACAGAGGGGTGCAGGAAGCACACAGAGGGTGTGGGATTGTGGTGGTTACTCAGTgaggcagctgagctccaaCAGCCACTCtatctctctctcacacacacagacacacacacacacacagacacacgcaCCCCACcccctcaaagggaaagggggagaagatacgatgaaaagggcttaAGAGttaaggacaggaagatcacttAACAATtgttgtcacaggcaaaacagactcaacacagggagattaatgtaattgaTTACCTACTACTAACAagctaaagcagaaaaaaactcaaactaaaaacaccttccccccatccatcTTCTTCTGTGTCCTCCCTCCAAGTGGGGCAGGGGAACTGGGAATGcgggctgcagtcagtccttgatgcttcatctctgctgctcagaaaaATTCAGGGGCAGAAACTTGACTGCTCAAATCCTTATCAGACCTGTTTCCAGACATTTCTATGCTGGAGGCTGGGAAACTCTCCTTGTATAGCCCTACTCTTACTCTTTACGTAAAAGATGTTGCAGTGCAGAAGCTGCGGGAAAAGTAGCACACCAGGAACTCACAGGAGGTGGGGATTGCATTCCAGAGAAGTTCTACGTTAGTAAAAAACATAGCTGAAGTGAGAGCCATGCGCTGCTACTGGAGCAGGAATTGCTCTGTCCTGGGGTCAGCCTGGTCAAGGCTaatatttccagagaaactATCTGGTGGGAGACAGCATTTAATGCCCACTGCTTGGCCTCAGGTGTATGGTGGTTTCACATTGATGGGCAGCCAAGTtccaccacactgctctctcactccttcTCCTCAAAAGAatggagggagaaaatatgatgaaaaaaggtAAATGGGTTtagataaggacagggagagcaCTCAACAACTACCGTCACAGGCAAAAtagactcagcacagggagattaatgtaactgattgcttattactaacagactagagcagtgagaatcTAAAACCAAACttaaaacaccttccccccccaacCACACTTTTCTACATCCTCCCCCCAAGTgggcaggggaatggggaatgggggttgtggtcagtccatgTGTattggttttaccttgctggacagctgagctccaccacaaccgctctctcagaagaaaaggagaagaaagcatgatggaaagaaaaacaatgctcACGGGTTGAGACAAGGATAATTTAActaaggggaaaacaaaaaggggaaaaaaaaaagaggaaaaaaaaaacgaaaaaaaaacccaaaggcCATATGTGGAAGCTGGTGTGCTGATTCTAAGGAACAGTATGGAGCGTAGAGCGGAGTGGAGACACTGCAGCTAGGCTCTGTGACCAGGTGGTTCTTGTTCACACTGAGACCAataaggggaaaacaaaaagggaacaaaaaaggaaaaaaaaaagaaaaaacaaagaaagaaaacaaaagccatatgtggaagcacagaaaataaacaaacaaacaaaaaaaaccacacctcTCTACTTCCCATTAATGAGTGATGTTTGGccacgtcctgggaagcagggcctcaatagGCATAGTGGTTGTTTGAAAGGACAGACGTCTTCACAACAAGAgccccctttctccttctcctttcacACGTTTTATTGTTGAGTGTGACACCATAcagtatggaatatccctttggtcagtttaggtcagctgaCCTGGTGATCTCCCCTCCCCACTTCTTGCCCACCCCTGGCCTACTGGCTTTGGAAGGTTTGGAGAAGTCTTGATGTTGTGCCAGCACTGGTCAGCAACAGACAAAACATTGGTGTGATATCAGTGCTGTTCTCactacaagtgcagagcacaacactataagggctgctgcagggacggTTAACTCCATCCCTGACAGAATCAGTATACCATGCCTCTTtgtctctgcctctcctttgcagtcactctctgcccctgctcctcgcggggtccctcccacgggatgcagtccttcccgaactgagcctgcgagggctgcccacaggcagcagctcttcaagaactgctcccacacggctccgtaccatggggtccatcccccaggagcaaactgctccagcacgggtcccccatgggcggcagctccccccagacccctgctcctgcgtgggctcctctccacgggctgcagctccggcccggggcctgctcctgcgggggctctccatgggccgcagcctcctccaggccacatccacctgctccaccgggggctcctccacgggctgcagcgtggagatctgctccatgtgggacccatgggctgcagggggacagcctgctctaccaggggcctctccacaggccgcaggggaacttgtgctgcgtgcctggagcacctcctgccctcccgctgcactcaccttggtggctgcagggtgtttttcactcctctctctcccagctgctgctgtgtagcattttttttccctttcttaaatctgctctaaGAGGTACAGACAACCTTGCTTATTGGCATGGCTCTagccagtggtgggtcccttttggagatGGCTGAAAatggcccttatctaacatggagcagcttctggactcctcacagaggccatccctgCCGCCATCCCCTTTCCACCccatctcccctcctcccctccccccctcgCAACAAAAtccttgccacataaacccaatacaaggATGCATAGAGCAGGCGCAGTGCAGGATGCCGACAGCAGGTGCAGCATGCACACAGCGAGGTGCAATGCAACACAGGATGCACACAGAGGGTGCAGTACAGGACGCGCGTAGCGGGTACAGGAAGCACACAGCGGGGGGCAGGGTGCACAGAGCAGGTCCTACAGCATACACGCAGCGAGGCGCAGTGCGGCGCAGGAAGCACACAGCGGGCGCAGCATGCCCGCACCCCAGGACAGCGCGCGGCGGAAGCGCCTCGCTCCCGGCGGCCCCGTTAaggcgggcggggcggggcggggctcCGGGCGCGCGGCTCCCGGTgccgcgggcggcggcgggcggcggggtCCCGACCGTGCCCGGCCCATGGCCCGGCCCCTGGCGCCCCCCGAGGCCCCGCGCTGCTTCGCGGCGCTGAGCACGGTGCAGCTGCGGGCGTTGCTGCAGGACGAGCCCCGGCTGCAGCGCGCCGCCCGCCTCAGCAGGAAGGTAGGGGCTCGGCGGGGCTCGGGGCCTCCGGCAGCTCCGTGcgaggagcggggctgggcggTCCGGACCCCGTCCCTCTTTGGCCGGGCACTGGCCG is part of the Cygnus atratus isolate AKBS03 ecotype Queensland, Australia chromosome 20, CAtr_DNAZoo_HiC_assembly, whole genome shotgun sequence genome and harbors:
- the LOC118254063 gene encoding fibrinogen-like protein 1-like protein, whose protein sequence is MATRYLCLLICTSLLAPAALLAFDIKNLHLCNGTLDEIMNLHPESFQLDKDDKHVRQVRDIAPHSQVAHGWPKDCSEIPAGSRSGVYIIQPKGLHQLVVYCEMNVTNGGWTVIQRNQKDTAVTWAESWSTYKYGFGNVRSEYWLGTEYIHQIAKQKVYQVRFVIWDTKNNIKFADYNLFSVEDESHGYRLRLGSYTGTAGDAMTSDNPNTMHDNMKFSTKDRDQDTYSKNCAYSYEGGWWYSACYSVRLNFKGGMTWGSLCKGDCKSSLILIKPAPYC